A window of the Streptomyces luomodiensis genome harbors these coding sequences:
- a CDS encoding sensor histidine kinase yields MPDDAGNHPPRHHDDLAPRLAVVITALVLVGYFSVAVTYVVDGNRSGKTVDAAMLGLALLPMTMLLGLQLLHSFPGLAPRLSGARRWTLALQALLTFAPFAVFKHAWLGMPGFLAGSSLLVLAPALAWPAFAAILLCTDVLLFQVGFGWGQVAYTSVSTALTGLVVFGLSRLSGLVAEVSRSRAELARLAVAQERLRFSRDVHDLLGYSLSTITLKCELVHRLVPRQNSRAQQELSEILQTSRQALADVRAVASGYRKMSLSAEAATARSMLAAAGISATAEIDCGPLPELVDTVLASVLREGLTNVLRHSKADHCAVEARRSGRRVWLTLANDGVGRPSTILRADSTDGGSGIGNLRVRVENLGGRLRAGVRTDGWFELRAELEVSVDTPPRSGRERGPEEEYGPGADRDGVTA; encoded by the coding sequence TTGCCCGATGATGCCGGGAACCACCCACCGCGCCACCACGACGATCTGGCGCCGCGTCTGGCCGTGGTCATCACGGCCCTGGTGCTCGTGGGCTACTTCTCCGTGGCCGTCACCTATGTGGTCGACGGCAATCGTTCGGGCAAGACGGTGGACGCGGCGATGCTCGGGCTGGCGCTGCTGCCGATGACCATGCTGCTCGGTCTCCAGCTTCTGCACTCCTTCCCCGGCCTCGCGCCCCGGCTCAGCGGCGCGCGGCGCTGGACGCTGGCCCTCCAGGCGCTGCTGACCTTCGCCCCCTTCGCGGTCTTCAAGCACGCCTGGCTGGGCATGCCGGGGTTCCTGGCGGGTTCCTCGCTGCTGGTGCTGGCGCCGGCGCTGGCGTGGCCGGCGTTCGCGGCCATCCTGCTGTGCACGGATGTGCTGCTGTTCCAGGTCGGGTTCGGCTGGGGCCAGGTGGCGTACACCTCGGTCTCCACCGCGCTGACCGGACTGGTGGTCTTCGGGCTCTCGCGGCTGTCCGGGCTGGTCGCCGAGGTGTCCCGGTCCCGGGCCGAACTGGCGCGGCTGGCGGTCGCGCAGGAACGGCTGCGGTTCTCCCGGGACGTGCACGATCTGCTCGGCTACAGCCTGTCCACGATCACCCTCAAATGCGAACTGGTGCACCGGCTGGTGCCACGGCAGAACTCCCGGGCCCAGCAGGAACTTTCGGAAATCCTCCAGACGTCCCGTCAGGCCCTGGCCGACGTACGCGCGGTGGCCAGCGGCTATCGCAAGATGTCGCTGTCGGCGGAGGCGGCGACGGCCCGCTCGATGCTGGCCGCGGCGGGTATCAGCGCCACGGCCGAGATCGACTGCGGACCGCTGCCGGAGCTGGTGGACACGGTGCTGGCGAGCGTGTTGCGCGAGGGGCTGACCAATGTGCTGCGCCACAGCAAGGCCGACCACTGCGCGGTCGAGGCGCGGCGAAGCGGGCGCCGGGTGTGGCTCACCCTCGCCAACGACGGGGTCGGCCGGCCGTCCACGATCCTGCGCGCCGACAGCACGGACGGCGGCAGCGGCATCGGCAACCTCCGGGTCCGGGTGGAGAACCTCGGCGGGCGGCTGCGCGCGGGGGTGCGGACGGACGGCTGGTTCGAGTTGCGGGCGGAGCTGGAGGTGTCCGTGGACACGCCGCCGAGGAGCGGCCGGGAGCGCGGCCCGGAGGAGGAGTACGGCCCCGGGGCCGACCGTGACGGCGTGACGGCGTGA
- a CDS encoding response regulator transcription factor, with product MVRVLIAEDMLMLRKALVALLEFEPDIEVVAEFSNGSDILPRARELRPDVAVLDIDLPGVDGLTAAAELRTAVPECRTMMLTSLGRPGNLRRALAAQVSGFLLKDSSPDKLSDAIRAVARGERVIDPQLALAALDDGPQPLTPRELEVLRFAAQGEDSPQIAAKLCLSVGTVRNYLTSAVTKLDARNRVDAIRIAREAGWL from the coding sequence ATGGTCAGGGTGCTGATCGCGGAAGACATGCTTATGCTGCGCAAGGCATTGGTCGCCCTGCTGGAATTCGAACCGGATATCGAAGTGGTGGCCGAATTCTCCAACGGCTCCGACATCCTGCCGCGCGCCCGTGAACTCCGCCCCGATGTCGCGGTGCTCGACATCGATCTGCCGGGCGTGGACGGGCTGACCGCCGCGGCCGAGCTGCGCACGGCCGTCCCCGAATGCCGCACCATGATGCTCACCAGCCTCGGCCGCCCCGGAAACCTGCGCCGGGCGCTGGCCGCCCAGGTCTCCGGCTTCCTGCTGAAGGACAGCAGCCCGGACAAGCTGAGCGATGCCATCCGCGCCGTCGCCAGGGGAGAGCGGGTGATCGATCCACAGCTCGCGCTGGCCGCCCTGGACGACGGTCCGCAGCCGCTGACCCCGCGTGAGCTGGAGGTGCTGCGGTTCGCCGCGCAGGGGGAGGACTCCCCGCAGATCGCGGCCAAACTGTGTCTGTCCGTGGGGACGGTGCGCAACTATCTGACCTCCGCCGTGACCAAGCTGGACGCCCGCAACCGGGTCGACGCCATCCGGATCGCCCGCGAGGCGGGCTGGCTTTAA
- a CDS encoding M6 family metalloprotease domain-containing protein has translation MVRPQVPEGVHRQPRLRRTGALLTSLSALIATTVVAGPAVAAGPGGPCDLERTEAHHSEGLDTWNSRYPRPVRGLDAAMVFLSFPDARPGVTPARLAADHIPATPDFFARASYGRFRLRVHPLRRWITMPQRSTAYAIQRDWNAKRRAAYLRDAIEAADPHLDFGRYDLVYLVADPDAPGVDADATKVVNFEKPLRADGVALRRLVTVFEHHPPDRNVLAHETGHVFDLPDLYHRPKDTDGNAEWDTHVGDWDLMGSQFGMAPEPFGWHKWKLGWLGTRQVACDRATGPHGYTLQPIGAPMARGGSGADTRTRLVVVRTGPTTALAIEARGARGNDSGTCTQGVLVYRVHNDKASGDGPVQVLDGHPATSACWNESVYPELADAPLGVGDSMWVEEDSVRITVTGRAADGGWTVRVNRRARA, from the coding sequence ATGGTGCGTCCTCAGGTACCCGAGGGGGTGCACCGTCAGCCTCGGCTGCGTCGGACCGGGGCCCTGCTCACCTCGTTGAGCGCGTTGATCGCGACCACCGTGGTGGCGGGCCCCGCCGTCGCGGCCGGCCCCGGCGGCCCCTGTGACCTGGAACGCACCGAAGCCCACCACTCGGAGGGCCTGGACACCTGGAACTCCCGCTATCCGCGCCCGGTGCGCGGGCTGGACGCGGCGATGGTCTTCCTGTCCTTCCCGGACGCCAGGCCCGGGGTGACCCCCGCCCGGCTGGCCGCCGACCACATCCCCGCGACCCCCGACTTCTTCGCACGGGCCTCCTACGGGAGGTTCCGCCTGCGGGTGCATCCGCTGCGGCGCTGGATCACCATGCCCCAGCGGTCCACCGCGTACGCCATACAGCGCGACTGGAACGCCAAGCGCCGCGCCGCGTATCTGCGCGACGCCATCGAGGCCGCCGATCCGCACCTCGACTTCGGCCGCTATGACCTCGTCTATCTGGTCGCCGACCCCGATGCCCCCGGTGTGGACGCCGACGCGACCAAAGTGGTCAACTTCGAAAAGCCACTGCGCGCGGACGGTGTCGCTCTGCGCCGCCTGGTGACTGTTTTTGAACACCACCCGCCGGACCGCAATGTCCTGGCCCATGAGACCGGCCATGTCTTCGACCTGCCCGACCTCTATCACCGGCCGAAGGACACCGACGGCAACGCCGAATGGGACACCCACGTCGGCGACTGGGACCTGATGGGCAGCCAGTTCGGCATGGCCCCCGAACCGTTCGGCTGGCACAAGTGGAAGCTCGGCTGGCTCGGCACACGCCAGGTGGCCTGCGACCGCGCCACCGGCCCGCACGGATACACCCTCCAGCCCATCGGCGCCCCCATGGCGCGGGGCGGGTCCGGTGCCGACACCCGCACCCGGCTGGTCGTGGTCCGCACCGGACCCACCACCGCGCTGGCCATCGAGGCGCGCGGCGCCCGTGGCAACGACTCCGGCACCTGCACCCAGGGCGTGCTGGTCTACCGCGTGCACAACGACAAGGCGTCGGGCGACGGCCCCGTCCAGGTCCTGGACGGCCACCCCGCCACCTCCGCCTGCTGGAACGAGTCGGTCTACCCCGAACTCGCCGACGCCCCACTCGGCGTCGGCGACAGCATGTGGGTCGAGGAGGACTCCGTACGGATCACGGTGACCGGCCGCGCCGCCGACGGGGGCTGGACCGTCCGGGTCAACCGCCGGGCGCGCGCCTGA
- a CDS encoding putative bifunctional diguanylate cyclase/phosphodiesterase — translation MPKTCTKDLDTTNATRERAVSGTPDGQGRAPGATLPTITERDAFPSVPPVAEDAGVLPAPGAPPAPGTPPSAGPAPGPAPGDYRAAFTVARLAMAVVDRAGRVLDANPALGALLGTDPDLLTSRDAADLADLREDPRTWGEYQDVLSGRRERLRRTRRLLRADGHALWAEINLEPAPDSCSLLLSMADISDQRDLQGRLRHLQMHDPVTRLPNRSLFFERMASALEAATYDHEGTGRIGLCYLDLDGFKAVNDTLGHRVGDRLLGAVAQRLTDCAAAGGHLVARLGGDEFALLVRNSTGTEQLCDLARSVLAALQEPFDVGGQRLSVSASIGVVERPAAGTHTTWLMQAADTTLYWAKEDGKARWTLFDPERNAHRMTRQALSSTLRPAVERDEFVLDYQPLVGLGDGVVRGVEALVRWDHPQFGRLSPNRFIPLAEENGAIVPLGRWVLRTACRQARVWQLAHPAHPLVVSVNVAVRQVWDSDLVADVGAILAETGLPPRLLQLELTESAVMGSAGRPLQALQRLSDMGVAIAIDDFGTGYSNLAYLSRLPVSTLKLDGSFVQGFRAEEHPNPADETIVEALVQLAHRLGLTVTAECVESAEQAERLGRIGCDTGQGWFYSRPVPPDRIQAMITARPASG, via the coding sequence ATGCCCAAGACGTGTACGAAAGACCTGGACACAACCAACGCCACGCGGGAGCGAGCGGTGAGCGGAACCCCCGACGGGCAGGGCCGCGCGCCCGGCGCGACGCTGCCGACGATCACAGAGCGTGATGCCTTCCCCAGCGTCCCTCCCGTAGCGGAGGACGCCGGCGTACTTCCGGCCCCGGGGGCGCCCCCGGCTCCGGGCACGCCCCCCAGCGCCGGCCCCGCCCCGGGGCCCGCGCCCGGCGACTACCGCGCCGCCTTCACCGTGGCGCGCCTCGCCATGGCCGTCGTCGACCGCGCGGGCAGGGTGCTGGACGCCAATCCCGCGCTGGGCGCCCTGCTCGGCACCGACCCGGACCTGCTGACCAGCCGGGACGCGGCGGACCTGGCCGATCTGCGCGAGGACCCGCGTACCTGGGGCGAGTACCAGGACGTCCTGAGCGGCCGTCGCGAGCGGCTGCGCCGCACCCGCCGGCTGCTGCGCGCCGACGGCCACGCCCTGTGGGCCGAGATCAACCTCGAGCCCGCACCGGACAGCTGCAGCCTGCTGCTGTCCATGGCCGACATCAGCGACCAGCGGGACCTCCAGGGGCGGCTGCGCCATCTGCAGATGCACGATCCGGTGACCCGGCTGCCCAACCGCAGCCTGTTCTTCGAGCGGATGGCCTCGGCGCTGGAGGCGGCCACCTACGACCACGAGGGCACCGGCCGGATCGGGCTCTGCTATCTCGACCTGGACGGCTTCAAGGCGGTCAACGACACCCTCGGCCACCGGGTCGGCGACCGGCTGCTCGGCGCCGTCGCCCAGCGGCTCACCGACTGCGCGGCGGCCGGCGGCCATCTGGTGGCGCGGCTCGGCGGTGACGAGTTCGCCCTGCTGGTCCGCAACTCCACCGGCACCGAGCAGCTGTGCGACCTCGCCCGGTCGGTGCTGGCCGCCCTCCAGGAGCCGTTCGACGTGGGCGGACAGCGGCTGTCGGTGTCGGCGAGCATCGGTGTGGTGGAACGGCCCGCGGCCGGCACCCACACCACCTGGCTGATGCAGGCCGCGGACACCACGCTGTACTGGGCCAAGGAGGACGGCAAGGCGCGCTGGACCCTCTTCGACCCGGAGCGCAACGCGCATCGGATGACCCGGCAGGCGCTGTCCAGCACCCTACGCCCAGCGGTCGAGCGGGATGAGTTCGTGCTCGACTACCAGCCGCTGGTGGGGCTGGGCGACGGGGTGGTTCGGGGGGTGGAGGCGCTGGTGCGCTGGGACCATCCGCAGTTCGGCCGGCTGTCGCCGAACCGGTTCATCCCCCTGGCCGAGGAGAACGGCGCGATCGTGCCGCTGGGCCGGTGGGTGCTGCGCACCGCCTGTCGCCAGGCCCGCGTCTGGCAGCTGGCCCATCCGGCGCATCCGCTGGTCGTCAGCGTCAATGTGGCGGTCCGCCAGGTGTGGGACTCCGATCTGGTGGCCGATGTCGGGGCGATCCTGGCGGAGACCGGGCTGCCGCCGCGGCTGCTCCAGCTGGAGCTGACCGAGTCGGCGGTGATGGGGTCGGCGGGGCGGCCGTTGCAGGCGTTGCAGCGGCTCAGCGACATGGGGGTGGCCATCGCGATCGACGACTTCGGGACGGGCTACTCCAACCTCGCCTATCTCAGCCGGCTGCCGGTCTCCACGCTCAAGCTGGACGGTTCGTTCGTCCAGGGGTTCCGGGCGGAGGAGCATCCGAACCCGGCCGACGAGACCATCGTCGAGGCGCTGGTGCAGCTCGCGCACCGGCTGGGTCTCACGGTGACGGCCGAGTGCGTGGAGAGCGCCGAGCAGGCGGAGCGGCTGGGGCGGATCGGCTGCGATACGGGACAGGGGTGGTTCTACTCCCGTCCGGTGCCGCCGGACCGCATCCAGGCGATGATCACCGCCCGCCCGGCGTCCGGCTAG
- a CDS encoding LLM class flavin-dependent oxidoreductase has translation MADEQDRRDDQRDPIRARPLGSAPVPLSVLDLATVGSGVSAAEALRTTTELARLTERRGFHRFWVAEHHSMPGIASSSPAVVLAHLAAHTERIRLGSGGVMLPNHAPLVIAEQFGTLEALAPGRVDLGLGRAPGTDGATAAALRRTDRLREGADDFPQQLAELTRFLDDDFPDGHRYARIHAVPGPVQSTVPGGVPSVGRPSIWLLGSSGFSARLAGMLGLPFSFAHHFSAANTIPALDLYRETFRPSAVLDRPYASIGVSAFAAEDEKEAHRQVLTGALSMVRLRTGRPGLVPTPEEAEAYEFSEIERDFVNSWLANVEYGTPDQVREGLDGLIKRTGVDEIKITANAHGRAARLHSYELIADAYDLPTATTDRTRQTDPTEDTARTGAQR, from the coding sequence GTGGCCGATGAGCAGGACCGGCGAGACGACCAGCGCGACCCCATCCGGGCCCGGCCCCTCGGCAGCGCACCGGTGCCGCTGTCGGTGCTGGACCTGGCGACCGTTGGCAGCGGGGTGTCCGCCGCCGAGGCGCTGCGGACCACCACCGAGCTCGCCCGGCTCACCGAGCGCCGGGGCTTCCACCGCTTCTGGGTCGCCGAGCACCACTCCATGCCCGGGATCGCCAGCTCCTCCCCGGCAGTGGTCCTCGCCCACCTCGCCGCGCACACCGAGCGGATCCGGCTGGGTTCCGGCGGGGTGATGCTCCCCAACCACGCCCCGCTGGTCATCGCCGAGCAGTTCGGCACCCTGGAGGCGCTCGCCCCCGGCCGGGTGGACCTCGGCCTGGGCCGCGCGCCCGGCACCGACGGGGCCACGGCCGCCGCGCTGCGCCGCACCGACCGGCTGCGCGAGGGCGCCGACGACTTCCCCCAGCAGCTCGCCGAGCTGACCCGCTTCCTCGACGACGACTTCCCCGACGGCCACCGGTACGCCCGTATCCACGCGGTGCCGGGGCCGGTGCAGAGCACCGTGCCCGGCGGGGTGCCGTCCGTCGGCCGGCCCTCGATCTGGCTGCTGGGCTCGAGCGGGTTCAGCGCCCGGCTGGCCGGAATGCTCGGTCTGCCGTTCTCCTTCGCCCACCACTTCTCCGCGGCCAACACCATCCCCGCGCTCGACCTCTACCGCGAGACGTTCCGGCCGTCCGCCGTGCTGGACCGGCCGTACGCCTCGATCGGCGTCTCGGCCTTCGCCGCCGAGGACGAGAAGGAGGCCCACCGCCAGGTGCTCACCGGCGCCCTGTCCATGGTCCGGCTGCGCACCGGACGCCCCGGCCTAGTCCCGACGCCCGAGGAGGCCGAGGCGTACGAGTTCAGCGAGATCGAGCGCGACTTCGTTAACAGCTGGCTCGCCAATGTCGAGTACGGCACCCCGGACCAGGTCCGCGAGGGGCTCGACGGGCTGATCAAGCGCACCGGTGTGGACGAAATCAAGATCACGGCCAATGCCCACGGCCGCGCGGCCCGCCTGCACTCGTACGAGCTGATCGCGGACGCCTACGACCTCCCGACGGCGACGACGGACCGGACGCGGCAGACGGACCCGACGGAGGACACCGCGCGGACCGGGGCACAGCGCTAG